A genomic segment from Drosophila miranda strain MSH22 chromosome 3, D.miranda_PacBio2.1, whole genome shotgun sequence encodes:
- the LOC108159016 gene encoding patronin isoform X3 gives MDAAESQEIRQARQRASVKWLLSKAFNNRVPDNLKEPFYRDHENQERLKPQIIVELGNATLYCQTLSNLYSDPNYQSLNHWSIIQTLARKGVPVAESSDMPITETVLIQTNPLRINAHMSVIESLMVLYAKEISSGDRIMSAIRRISGSNYQTPPGQTYEQALLAWISHACAALKKRIIKEVETGLPDENGTRLQTPDIPPVRDFQDLCDGICLALLIAYYCPKVVPWTMVRINYLPAVEDSIHNILLVSNFSQKHLPYGVFHMTPEDVTFMRGSMKLNLVLLLTDLFNLFEIHPAKCVCYPGMDGQDVIARRTLGANEHGICHRRGLTMQPVMPIPDLRSDLDQPPVGSPSNRPPFQVPHSNSFSGGLNRRSTPPNEHQQQQQQHQQAVVQANSNHFDGNQGEAFVVHKSRGITTLSSMHSQQQQQHHHQQQHQQQQQFHQQQQSQLQQQLQQQQQQQQQQQQEPLVPARLRQAKEKTNVESKADERGDFVAAGRPSNWEQSRRPSFAGRRSRRNSSSEDSQLTIENFGGSQDQLNTLGGRFDRDRERDRDRDRERKLSNTSIAEPAVAVRSSIADARGTLQLGYDTDSGSEKQDRETEKYSMRRQASVDNVPTVSAHNLSNASSPLPQARNKQHSSDKDYSHSVADTYNDARSSAYDPESTPVRKSSTSSMPASPAAWQLDVGDEDMRSLENASKLSTIRMKLEEKRRRIEQDKRKIEMALLRHQEKEDLESCPEVMKWETMSNESKRTPDMDPVDLDKYQVGEQSIAIMNMNLQDIQQDIHRLATQQSQMQAQHLQAQQLLQAQQIANMLNQQQQTYGSQQHLSDHHYQQQQRPMQQSFGSSPHLPQAYNAPVSAYSSRPPSRDPYQQQQHQQQHQQQQQQPMAMPQPMQFVNEHGQYMSPPQPSHYQPQSIYSDNGAPYNNHSPHYGAAAPPQYRSSVVFDDYGQPTNHFYLHESSPQAQPQVHPQRRTWAHSAAAAAYEQQQQIQQPMVDVNAWQSQQQQQQHHQQQKKAQQPWMNRPPSSAGGAAQGSFMLHQNGGGGGGGGGGELQHLFQVQASPQHSQRQLGGGANGVQRQQSLTNLRDNRSPKSQHQPQTMGMAMQQEDMMAPQSICFIGDEEDVDEVERNIIESMQATRISDFVLQQQQQQQHHQQQLQLQQQQQRLQGGRGSSSEDYDSGEMISNKLNITSGNLTYRIPSPSRPSIQANSFQDPRDCEDQPAEKGFYISFDDDQPKRPKPPLRAKRSPKKEALPLGDSSSSSRDRDRDSVDHQTLLKRESLSQLHNNNNNNGSEDGHKSAGANRHSIHGLNHSNSVKSPGNATYNKYTDEAPIQLRHLAVSGSDPFGHEPHPHPQPMQQQPMSPTRIQQSNNSAEAAKNKALVIGADATNLDPESVDEMERRKEKIMLLSLQRRQQQEEAKARKEIEASQKREKEREKEEERARKKEDQMARRAAILEQHRLKKAIEEAEREGKTLDRPDLHVKLQPQSSSATNPRLRQQRTTRPRPKTIHVDDASVDISEASSISSRGKKGSSSNLTGYGQLSSNSMKRDYYRGSQDSLTVKESPDDYPSTSSTPIGRRGSYKTSREPAAVERGRTLSRISVAKGSTLNFRGRKSNSLMNLCDSGLGRATPPRRAPSPGMGASGRHMPSPSGPGSLPPGLISKRRGFDDGSSDFSLTPNFNMEYSGPKLYKQPAAKSNRGIILNAVEYCVFPGAVNREAKQKVLEKIARSEAKHFLVLFRDAGCQFRALYSYMPESGDQVTKLYGTGPSQVDEVMFDKFFKYNSGGKCFSQVHTKHLTVTIDAFTIHNSLWQGKRVQLPSKKDMALVI, from the exons ATGGATGCCGCCGAATCACAGGAAATACGACAG GCTCGTCAACGTGCTTCCGTCAAGTGGCTGCTCTCGAAGGCCTTCAACAATCGTGTGCCGGACAACCTGAAGGAGCCCTTCTATCGCGACCATGAGAATCAGGAGCGCCTCAAGCCCCAGATCATTGTGGAGCTGGGCAACGCCACGCTGTACTGCCAGACGTTGTCCAATCTGTACTCAGATCCCAACTACCAAAGCTTGAATCACTGGTCAATAATACAGACGCTAGCGCGCAAGGGTGTCCCGGTGGCCGAGTCCTCGGACATGCCCATTACCGAAACGGTATTAATTCAAACGAATCCGTTGCGAATT AACGCCCACATGTCTGTGATAGAATCGCTGATGGTTTTGTATGCCAAGGAGATATCATCGGGTGACCGCATCATGTCGGCCATCAGAAG AATATCTGGCAGCAATTACCAGACGCCTCCTGGCCAAACGTATGAGCAAGCTCTGCTGGCTTGGATTTCGCATGCCTGCGCGGCTCTGAAGAAGCGCATCATCAAGGAGGTGGAGACAGGGCTGCCCGATGAGAAT GGCACGCGTCTGCAGACGCCGGACATACCGCCAGTGAGGGACTTCCAGGATCTGTGCGATGGCATCTGCCTGGCGCTGCTCATCGCCTACTACTGCCCCAAGGTGGTGCCCTGGACGATGGTGCGCATCAACTATCTGCCGGCTGTCGAGGACTCCATACACAATATCCTGCTCGTGAGCAATTTCTCACAGAAGCATCTGCCATATGGCGTCTTCCACATGACGCCCGAGGATGTGACCTTCATGAGGGG ATCGATGAAACTGAATCTGGTACTGCTGCTCACGGATCTGTTCAATCTGTTCGAGATACATCCGGCGAAGTGTGTCTGCTACCCGGGCATGGATGGTCAGG ATGTCATCGCCCGGCGCACCTTGGGCGCCAATGAGCACGGAATCTGCCACCGACGGGGCCTCACAATGCAGCCCGTTATGCCCATACCCGATCTCCGCAGCGATCTCGACCAGCCGCCCGTTGGCTCGCCCTCGAATCGGCCGCCATTTCAAG TTCCGCATTCGAATTCATTCAGCGGCGGCTTAAATCGCAGATCCACCCCGCCAAACgaacaccaacaacagcaacaacaacaccaacaggCGGTTGTTCAAGCAAATTCGAATCATTTCGATGGTAATCAAGGCGAAG CCTTCGTCGTGCACAAGTCGCGTGGCATCACCACACTCTCATCCATGCactcgcagcagcagcagcaacaccaccaccaacagcaacatcagcaacagcaacagttccaccagcagcagcagtcgcagctacagcaacagctacagcagcaacagcagcagcagcagcagcagcagcaggagcccTTGGTTCCGGCTCGCTTGCGTCAGGCTAAAGAAAAGACCAATGTCGAGTCCAAGGCGGATGAGAGAG GCGATTTTGTCGCTGCGGGTCGACCAAGTAACTGGGAACAGAGCCGTCGGCCAAGCTTTGCAG GGCGCCGCTCGCGCAGGAACTCCTCCAGCGAGGACTCCCAGCTGACCATCGAGAACTTTGGCGGCTCCCAGGATCAGCTGAACACGCTGGGAGGCAGATTCGATCGGGATCGCGAACGGGAccgagacagggacagggagcGGAAGTTGTCCAACACCAGCATAG CTGAACCCGCTGTGGCCGTGCGCTCCTCCATTGCCGATGCCCGGGGCACGCTGCAGCTTGGCTACGACACGGATTCGGGCTCGGAGAAGCAGGACCGCGAGACGGAGAAGTATTCAATGCGTCGGCAGGCGAG TGTCGACAATGTGCCCACGGTGTCGGCTCACAATCTATCGAATGCGAGCAGCCCCTTGCCACAGGCACGGAACAAGCAACATTCCAGCGACAAAGACTACAGCCACAGCGTGGCGGACACCTACAACGATGCCCGCTCCAGTGCCTACGATCCGGAGAGCACACCAGTGCGCAAGTCCTCCACCAGCAGCATGCCAGCGAGCCCCGCAGCCTGGCAGCTGGACGTGGGCGATGAGGACATGCGCTCGCTGGAGAACGCCAGCAAGCTGTCCACCATACGCATGAAGCTGGAGGAGAAGCGTCGTCGCATTGAGCAGGACAAGCGGAAGATCGAAATGGCCCTGCTCAGGCACCAGGAGAAG GAGGATCTCGAATCTTGTCCGGAGGTTATGAAGTGGGAGACCATGAGTAATGAATCGAAGCGCACGCCGGACATGGATCCCGTTGACTTGGACAAGTACCAGGTGGGTGAG CAAAGCATCGCCATCATGAACATGAATCTGCAGGATATCCAGCAGGATATCCACCGCCTGGCCACGCAGCAGAGCCAGATGCAGGCCCAGCACCTGCAGGCGCAGCAGCTCCTGCAGGCCCAGCAAATAGCCAATATGCTGAACCAG cagcaacagacgTATGGGTCGCAGCAGCACCTGTCTGACCACCactaccagcagcagcagagaccCATGCAGCAAAGCTTTGGCTCATCGCCGCATCTTCCGCAGGCCTACAATGCCCCAGTCAGTGCGTACAGCTCCCGTCCGCCCAGCCGCGATCCctaccagcagcaacaacatcagcagcaacaccagcagcagcagcagcagcccatgGCCATGCCCCAGCCGATGCAGTTCGTCAATGAGCACGGCCAGTACATGTCGCCGCCGCAGCCCTCCCACTACCAGCCGCAGAGCATCTACAGCGACAACGGAGCGCCCTACAACAACCACTCGCCGCACTACGGAGCGGCTGCTCCTCCGCAGTACAGGAGCAGTGTGGTCTTCGATGACTATGGCCAGCCCACGAACCACTTCTACCTGCATGAGTCCTCGCCACAGGCACAGCCACAGGTCCATCCCCAGCGCCGCACCTGGGCGCActcagcagcagccgccgcctacgagcagcagcagcagatacAGCAGCCGATGGTGGATGTGAATGCGTGGCAgtcacagcagcagcagcaacagcaccaccagcagcagaagaaggccCAGCAGCCCTGGATGAACAGGCCTCCCTCCAGCGCGGGAGGAGCGGCCCAGGGCAGCTTTATGCTGCACCAGAACGGGGGAGGaggtggtggcggcggcggaggcGAGCTCCAGCATCTGTTCCAGGTGCAGGCCTCGCCGCAGCACTCGCAGCGCCAGTTGGGTGGGGGGGCCAACGGGGTGCAGAGACAGCAATCACTGACCAATCTGCGCGACAATCGCTCGCCCAAGTCCCAGCACCAGCCGCAGACCATGGGTATGGCCATGCAGCAGGAGGACATGATGGCACCGCAGAGCATTTGCTTCATTGGCGACGAGGAGGATGTGGACGAGGTGGAGCGCAACATCATCGAGTCCATGCAGGCCACACGCATCTCGGACTTTGtgcttcagcagcagcagcaacagcaacatcaccagcagcaactgcaactgcagcagcagcagcagcgtctgCAAGGCGGAAGGGGCAGTAGTTCGGAGGACTACGACAGCGGCGAGATGATTTCCAACAAGCTGAACATCACCAGCGGCAATCTCACCTACCGCATACCCTCGCCCTCGCGCCCCTCCATTCAGGCCAACAGTTTCCAGGACCCGCGCGATTGCGAGGATCAGCCGGCTGAGAAGGGCTTCTACATCTCCTTCGACGACGACCAGCCCAAGCGGCCCAAGCCGCCGCTGCGCGCCAAGCGCTCGCCCAAGAAGGAGGCCCTTCCGTTgggcgacagcagcagcagcagccgcgacagggacagggacagcgTGGACCACCAGACTCTGCTCAAACGGGAGTCCCTAAGTCAACtgcacaacaacaataacaacaacggCAGCGAGGACGGCCACAAGTCAGCAGGGGCCAACAGGCACAGCATCCACGGCCTCAACCACTCCAACAGTGTCAAATCGCCCGGCAATGCCACCTACAACAAGTACACGGACGAGGCGCCCATCCAACTACGCCATCTGGCCGTATCGGGCTCGGATCCATTTGGCCacgagccacacccacacccacagcccatgcagcagcagcccatgTCACCCACGCGAATCCAGCAGAGCAACAACAGTGCCGAGGCGGCCAAGAACAAGGCGCTGGTGATTGGAGCCGACGCCACCAACCTAGATCCG GAGTCTGTGGATGAAATGGAGCGACGAAAAGAGAAGATCATGCTGCTGTCCCTGCAGCGGCgtcagcagcaggaggaggccAAGGCACGCAAGGAGATCGAGGCCTCGCAGAAGCGGGAAAAGGAGcgggagaaggaggaggagcgcgCACGCAAGAAGGAGGATCAAATGGCGCGACGAGCGGCCATATTGGAACAGCATAGACTCAAGAAAGCCATCGAAGAGGCCGAACGAGAG GGCAAAACCCTGGATCGGCCCGATCTGCATGTGAAACTGCAACCCCAGTCATCTAGTGCAACGAATCCGCGACTCCGGCAGCAGCGCACGACACGTCCCAGGCCCAAGACCATTCATGTGGACGATGCCAGTGTGGACATCAGTGAGGCTTCGAGCATCTCTAGTCGGGGCAAGAAGGGCTCCAGCTCGAATCTAACCG GCTACGGTCAACTAAGCTCAAATTCAATGAAAAGAGATTATTACAGGGGCTCGCAAGACTCCCTCACAGTGAAAG AGTCACCCGATGATTATCCCAGTACAAGTTCAACTCCGATTGGGCGACGGGGATCCTATAAAACTTCCAGAG AGCCAGCAGCCGTCGAGCGGGGCCGCACTCTGTCGCGTATCTCCGTCGCTAAGGGGAGCACACTTAATTTCCGGGGCCGAAAGTCCAATTCGCTAATGAATCTGTGCG ATTCGGGACTGGGACGCGCCACACCGCCGAGGCGCGCACCCTCGCCTGGAATGGGCGCTTCAGGTAGGCATATGCCATCCCCCTCTGGACCGGGCTCTTTGCCGCCAGGTTTGATATCGAAACGTCGCGGATTTGATGATGGATCCAGCGATTTCTCATTAACTCCGAATTTTAACATGGAATATTCGG GTCCAAAACTCTACAAGCAACCAGCGGCCAAATCCAATCGCGGCATTATACTGAATGCCGTCGAATACTGCGTCTTTCCGGGCGCCGTGAACCGTGAGGCCAAACAGAAAGTGCTCGAGAAGATAGCACGCTCGGAGGCGAAACACTTCCTAGTACTCTTCCGCGATGCGGGCTGCCAGTTCCGCGCCCTCTACAGCTACATGCCCGAGTCCGGGGACCAGGTGACCAAGCTGTACGGCACCGGACCTAGTCAAGTCGACGAAGTCATGTTCGATAAGTTCTTCAA ATACAACTCAGGGGGCAAGTGCTTCTCGCAAGTGCACACCAAGCATCTGACCGTCACCATCGACGCCTTCACAATACACAACTCGCTCTGGCAGGGTAAGCGGGTGCAGTTGCCCAGCAAAAAGGACATGGCGCTTGTTATCTAA
- the LOC108159016 gene encoding patronin isoform X40, which produces MDAAESQEIRQARQRASVKWLLSKAFNNRVPDNLKEPFYRDHENQERLKPQIIVELGNATLYCQTLSNLYSDPNYQSLNHWSIIQTLARKGVPVAESSDMPITETVLIQTNPLRINAHMSVIESLMVLYAKEISSGDRIMSAIRRISGSNYQTPPGQTYEQALLAWISHACAALKKRIIKEVETGLPDENGTRLQTPDIPPVRDFQDLCDGICLALLIAYYCPKVVPWTMVRINYLPAVEDSIHNILLVSNFSQKHLPYGVFHMTPEDVTFMRGSMKLNLVLLLTDLFNLFEIHPAKCVCYPGMDGQDVIARRTLGANEHGICHRRGLTMQPVMPIPDLRSDLDQPPVGSPSNRPPFQVPHSNSFSGGLNRRSTPPNEHQQQQQQHQQAVVQANSNHFDGNQGEAFVVHKSRGITTLSSMHSQQQQQHHHQQQHQQQQQFHQQQQSQLQQQLQQQQQQQQQQQQEPLVPARLRQAKEKTNVESKADERGDFVAAGRPSNWEQSRRPSFAGRRSRRNSSSEDSQLTIENFGGSQDQLNTLGGRFDRDRERDRDRDRERKLSNTSIAEPAVAVRSSIADARGTLQLGYDTDSGSEKQDRETEKYSMRRQASVDNVPTVSAHNLSNASSPLPQARNKQHSSDKDYSHSVADTYNDARSSAYDPESTPVRKSSTSSMPASPAAWQLDVGDEDMRSLENASKLSTIRMKLEEKRRRIEQDKRKIEMALLRHQEKEDLESCPEVMKWETMSNESKRTPDMDPVDLDKYQQQTYGSQQHLSDHHYQQQQRPMQQSFGSSPHLPQAYNAPVSAYSSRPPSRDPYQQQQHQQQHQQQQQQPMAMPQPMQFVNEHGQYMSPPQPSHYQPQSIYSDNGAPYNNHSPHYGAAAPPQYRSSVVFDDYGQPTNHFYLHESSPQAQPQVHPQRRTWAHSAAAAAYEQQQQIQQPMVDVNAWQSQQQQQQHHQQQKKAQQPWMNRPPSSAGGAAQGSFMLHQNGGGGGGGGGGELQHLFQVQASPQHSQRQLGGGANGVQRQQSLTNLRDNRSPKSQHQPQTMGMAMQQEDMMAPQSICFIGDEEDVDEVERNIIESMQATRISDFVLQQQQQQQHHQQQLQLQQQQQRLQGGRGSSSEDYDSGEMISNKLNITSGNLTYRIPSPSRPSIQANSFQDPRDCEDQPAEKGFYISFDDDQPKRPKPPLRAKRSPKKEALPLGDSSSSSRDRDRDSVDHQTLLKRESLSQLHNNNNNNGSEDGHKSAGANRHSIHGLNHSNSVKSPGNATYNKYTDEAPIQLRHLAVSGSDPFGHEPHPHPQPMQQQPMSPTRIQQSNNSAEAAKNKALVIGADATNLDPESVDEMERRKEKIMLLSLQRRQQQEEAKARKEIEASQKREKEREKEEERARKKEDQMARRAAILEQHRLKKAIEEAEREGKTLDRPDLHVKLQPQSSSATNPRLRQQRTTRPRPKTIHVDDASVDISEASSISSRGKKGSSSNLTESPDDYPSTSSTPIGRRGSYKTSRGPKLYKQPAAKSNRGIILNAVEYCVFPGAVNREAKQKVLEKIARSEAKHFLVLFRDAGCQFRALYSYMPESGDQVTKLYGTGPSQVDEVMFDKFFKYNSGGKCFSQVHTKHLTVTIDAFTIHNSLWQGKRVQLPSKKDMALVI; this is translated from the exons ATGGATGCCGCCGAATCACAGGAAATACGACAG GCTCGTCAACGTGCTTCCGTCAAGTGGCTGCTCTCGAAGGCCTTCAACAATCGTGTGCCGGACAACCTGAAGGAGCCCTTCTATCGCGACCATGAGAATCAGGAGCGCCTCAAGCCCCAGATCATTGTGGAGCTGGGCAACGCCACGCTGTACTGCCAGACGTTGTCCAATCTGTACTCAGATCCCAACTACCAAAGCTTGAATCACTGGTCAATAATACAGACGCTAGCGCGCAAGGGTGTCCCGGTGGCCGAGTCCTCGGACATGCCCATTACCGAAACGGTATTAATTCAAACGAATCCGTTGCGAATT AACGCCCACATGTCTGTGATAGAATCGCTGATGGTTTTGTATGCCAAGGAGATATCATCGGGTGACCGCATCATGTCGGCCATCAGAAG AATATCTGGCAGCAATTACCAGACGCCTCCTGGCCAAACGTATGAGCAAGCTCTGCTGGCTTGGATTTCGCATGCCTGCGCGGCTCTGAAGAAGCGCATCATCAAGGAGGTGGAGACAGGGCTGCCCGATGAGAAT GGCACGCGTCTGCAGACGCCGGACATACCGCCAGTGAGGGACTTCCAGGATCTGTGCGATGGCATCTGCCTGGCGCTGCTCATCGCCTACTACTGCCCCAAGGTGGTGCCCTGGACGATGGTGCGCATCAACTATCTGCCGGCTGTCGAGGACTCCATACACAATATCCTGCTCGTGAGCAATTTCTCACAGAAGCATCTGCCATATGGCGTCTTCCACATGACGCCCGAGGATGTGACCTTCATGAGGGG ATCGATGAAACTGAATCTGGTACTGCTGCTCACGGATCTGTTCAATCTGTTCGAGATACATCCGGCGAAGTGTGTCTGCTACCCGGGCATGGATGGTCAGG ATGTCATCGCCCGGCGCACCTTGGGCGCCAATGAGCACGGAATCTGCCACCGACGGGGCCTCACAATGCAGCCCGTTATGCCCATACCCGATCTCCGCAGCGATCTCGACCAGCCGCCCGTTGGCTCGCCCTCGAATCGGCCGCCATTTCAAG TTCCGCATTCGAATTCATTCAGCGGCGGCTTAAATCGCAGATCCACCCCGCCAAACgaacaccaacaacagcaacaacaacaccaacaggCGGTTGTTCAAGCAAATTCGAATCATTTCGATGGTAATCAAGGCGAAG CCTTCGTCGTGCACAAGTCGCGTGGCATCACCACACTCTCATCCATGCactcgcagcagcagcagcaacaccaccaccaacagcaacatcagcaacagcaacagttccaccagcagcagcagtcgcagctacagcaacagctacagcagcaacagcagcagcagcagcagcagcagcaggagcccTTGGTTCCGGCTCGCTTGCGTCAGGCTAAAGAAAAGACCAATGTCGAGTCCAAGGCGGATGAGAGAG GCGATTTTGTCGCTGCGGGTCGACCAAGTAACTGGGAACAGAGCCGTCGGCCAAGCTTTGCAG GGCGCCGCTCGCGCAGGAACTCCTCCAGCGAGGACTCCCAGCTGACCATCGAGAACTTTGGCGGCTCCCAGGATCAGCTGAACACGCTGGGAGGCAGATTCGATCGGGATCGCGAACGGGAccgagacagggacagggagcGGAAGTTGTCCAACACCAGCATAG CTGAACCCGCTGTGGCCGTGCGCTCCTCCATTGCCGATGCCCGGGGCACGCTGCAGCTTGGCTACGACACGGATTCGGGCTCGGAGAAGCAGGACCGCGAGACGGAGAAGTATTCAATGCGTCGGCAGGCGAG TGTCGACAATGTGCCCACGGTGTCGGCTCACAATCTATCGAATGCGAGCAGCCCCTTGCCACAGGCACGGAACAAGCAACATTCCAGCGACAAAGACTACAGCCACAGCGTGGCGGACACCTACAACGATGCCCGCTCCAGTGCCTACGATCCGGAGAGCACACCAGTGCGCAAGTCCTCCACCAGCAGCATGCCAGCGAGCCCCGCAGCCTGGCAGCTGGACGTGGGCGATGAGGACATGCGCTCGCTGGAGAACGCCAGCAAGCTGTCCACCATACGCATGAAGCTGGAGGAGAAGCGTCGTCGCATTGAGCAGGACAAGCGGAAGATCGAAATGGCCCTGCTCAGGCACCAGGAGAAG GAGGATCTCGAATCTTGTCCGGAGGTTATGAAGTGGGAGACCATGAGTAATGAATCGAAGCGCACGCCGGACATGGATCCCGTTGACTTGGACAAGTACCAG caacagacgTATGGGTCGCAGCAGCACCTGTCTGACCACCactaccagcagcagcagagaccCATGCAGCAAAGCTTTGGCTCATCGCCGCATCTTCCGCAGGCCTACAATGCCCCAGTCAGTGCGTACAGCTCCCGTCCGCCCAGCCGCGATCCctaccagcagcaacaacatcagcagcaacaccagcagcagcagcagcagcccatgGCCATGCCCCAGCCGATGCAGTTCGTCAATGAGCACGGCCAGTACATGTCGCCGCCGCAGCCCTCCCACTACCAGCCGCAGAGCATCTACAGCGACAACGGAGCGCCCTACAACAACCACTCGCCGCACTACGGAGCGGCTGCTCCTCCGCAGTACAGGAGCAGTGTGGTCTTCGATGACTATGGCCAGCCCACGAACCACTTCTACCTGCATGAGTCCTCGCCACAGGCACAGCCACAGGTCCATCCCCAGCGCCGCACCTGGGCGCActcagcagcagccgccgcctacgagcagcagcagcagatacAGCAGCCGATGGTGGATGTGAATGCGTGGCAgtcacagcagcagcagcaacagcaccaccagcagcagaagaaggccCAGCAGCCCTGGATGAACAGGCCTCCCTCCAGCGCGGGAGGAGCGGCCCAGGGCAGCTTTATGCTGCACCAGAACGGGGGAGGaggtggtggcggcggcggaggcGAGCTCCAGCATCTGTTCCAGGTGCAGGCCTCGCCGCAGCACTCGCAGCGCCAGTTGGGTGGGGGGGCCAACGGGGTGCAGAGACAGCAATCACTGACCAATCTGCGCGACAATCGCTCGCCCAAGTCCCAGCACCAGCCGCAGACCATGGGTATGGCCATGCAGCAGGAGGACATGATGGCACCGCAGAGCATTTGCTTCATTGGCGACGAGGAGGATGTGGACGAGGTGGAGCGCAACATCATCGAGTCCATGCAGGCCACACGCATCTCGGACTTTGtgcttcagcagcagcagcaacagcaacatcaccagcagcaactgcaactgcagcagcagcagcagcgtctgCAAGGCGGAAGGGGCAGTAGTTCGGAGGACTACGACAGCGGCGAGATGATTTCCAACAAGCTGAACATCACCAGCGGCAATCTCACCTACCGCATACCCTCGCCCTCGCGCCCCTCCATTCAGGCCAACAGTTTCCAGGACCCGCGCGATTGCGAGGATCAGCCGGCTGAGAAGGGCTTCTACATCTCCTTCGACGACGACCAGCCCAAGCGGCCCAAGCCGCCGCTGCGCGCCAAGCGCTCGCCCAAGAAGGAGGCCCTTCCGTTgggcgacagcagcagcagcagccgcgacagggacagggacagcgTGGACCACCAGACTCTGCTCAAACGGGAGTCCCTAAGTCAACtgcacaacaacaataacaacaacggCAGCGAGGACGGCCACAAGTCAGCAGGGGCCAACAGGCACAGCATCCACGGCCTCAACCACTCCAACAGTGTCAAATCGCCCGGCAATGCCACCTACAACAAGTACACGGACGAGGCGCCCATCCAACTACGCCATCTGGCCGTATCGGGCTCGGATCCATTTGGCCacgagccacacccacacccacagcccatgcagcagcagcccatgTCACCCACGCGAATCCAGCAGAGCAACAACAGTGCCGAGGCGGCCAAGAACAAGGCGCTGGTGATTGGAGCCGACGCCACCAACCTAGATCCG GAGTCTGTGGATGAAATGGAGCGACGAAAAGAGAAGATCATGCTGCTGTCCCTGCAGCGGCgtcagcagcaggaggaggccAAGGCACGCAAGGAGATCGAGGCCTCGCAGAAGCGGGAAAAGGAGcgggagaaggaggaggagcgcgCACGCAAGAAGGAGGATCAAATGGCGCGACGAGCGGCCATATTGGAACAGCATAGACTCAAGAAAGCCATCGAAGAGGCCGAACGAGAG GGCAAAACCCTGGATCGGCCCGATCTGCATGTGAAACTGCAACCCCAGTCATCTAGTGCAACGAATCCGCGACTCCGGCAGCAGCGCACGACACGTCCCAGGCCCAAGACCATTCATGTGGACGATGCCAGTGTGGACATCAGTGAGGCTTCGAGCATCTCTAGTCGGGGCAAGAAGGGCTCCAGCTCGAATCTAACCG AGTCACCCGATGATTATCCCAGTACAAGTTCAACTCCGATTGGGCGACGGGGATCCTATAAAACTTCCAGAG GTCCAAAACTCTACAAGCAACCAGCGGCCAAATCCAATCGCGGCATTATACTGAATGCCGTCGAATACTGCGTCTTTCCGGGCGCCGTGAACCGTGAGGCCAAACAGAAAGTGCTCGAGAAGATAGCACGCTCGGAGGCGAAACACTTCCTAGTACTCTTCCGCGATGCGGGCTGCCAGTTCCGCGCCCTCTACAGCTACATGCCCGAGTCCGGGGACCAGGTGACCAAGCTGTACGGCACCGGACCTAGTCAAGTCGACGAAGTCATGTTCGATAAGTTCTTCAA ATACAACTCAGGGGGCAAGTGCTTCTCGCAAGTGCACACCAAGCATCTGACCGTCACCATCGACGCCTTCACAATACACAACTCGCTCTGGCAGGGTAAGCGGGTGCAGTTGCCCAGCAAAAAGGACATGGCGCTTGTTATCTAA